A genomic window from Paucibacter sp. KCTC 42545 includes:
- a CDS encoding alpha/beta hydrolase, with the protein MSAAASKTLVFSHANGFASGCYRVLFESWRAAGWQVHALPQFGHDPKFPVTSNWPHLRDQLIHFIEREVQPQMTTPGPVMLLGHSLGGMLSLLAACRRPDLAQGLLLLDSPVFTGWRAHSVRVMKATRLMPRVSPGRIAQQRRHEWPDRAAVLAHFAAKHKFARWDPRVLQDYVDSGFEERHSKTHMKFHREVETRIYDTLPHHLGPLLKRHPPQCPVAFVAGTQSEELRQTGVGASKALAGSNFHWMEGSHLFPFERPDDTAALALQLLDVMRAQRAL; encoded by the coding sequence ATGAGCGCCGCCGCCAGCAAGACCCTTGTTTTCTCGCACGCCAATGGCTTTGCCTCGGGCTGCTACCGCGTGCTGTTTGAAAGCTGGCGCGCTGCTGGCTGGCAGGTCCACGCCCTGCCCCAATTCGGCCACGACCCCAAATTTCCCGTCACCAGCAACTGGCCGCATTTGCGCGATCAGCTGATCCATTTCATCGAGCGCGAAGTTCAGCCGCAAATGACCACGCCGGGACCGGTGATGCTGCTTGGCCACTCGCTGGGCGGCATGCTGAGCTTGCTGGCCGCTTGCCGGCGTCCCGATCTGGCCCAGGGCCTGCTGCTGCTGGACTCCCCCGTTTTCACCGGCTGGCGCGCCCATAGCGTGCGGGTGATGAAGGCCACGCGCTTGATGCCGCGGGTGTCTCCGGGCCGCATTGCCCAGCAACGCCGCCACGAATGGCCCGACCGGGCCGCGGTATTGGCCCACTTTGCCGCCAAGCACAAATTCGCCCGCTGGGACCCGCGTGTCTTGCAAGACTATGTGGACAGCGGTTTCGAAGAGCGCCATAGCAAGACGCATATGAAGTTTCACCGCGAAGTGGAAACCCGCATCTACGACACCCTGCCGCATCACCTGGGCCCCTTGCTCAAGCGCCACCCGCCGCAATGCCCGGTGGCCTTCGTGGCCGGCACCCAATCCGAAGAGCTGCGCCAGACCGGGGTAGGTGCCTCCAAAGCCCTGGCCGGCAGCAATTTTCACTGGATGGAGGGCAGCCATCTTTTCCCCTTCGAGCGCCCCGATGACACGGCCGCTTTGGCCCTGCAATTGCTCGATGTGATGCGTGCGCAGCGCGCGCTCTGA